CAAACGCACTGTCTTCTGATCTCTGCTTTTTGTCTTGATCCGCGTTTTCTGTGTTCATCCGTGGCGAATTTTGTCTCATCTCTTTTCGTTCCACGAACGGTTAGCGTACTTCTCCGCACGAATGGCCGGGGTGCGTTCTTGTTCCTCCACGGTCCATTTGCCCGGAACTATCGCCCAGCCCGTATCGGTCGCGAACGCTTCCGTTAGCATCTGCGCGAGAGCTTCGGGGGCGAATTTCGGTGCCTCCGCGTCGTCACACACGCCCGGAAGCTGCGGAGCGAACTCGCTGCGGTGGAGCAGGATGCTACCGTGTTGCAGCATCGCGCCGCGCATCTTCCGCTGAGCGCTACCGGCGACCTTCGAGCCGTTCAGGAGCAGATCGCCGGGCGTTTGGTGCAGGAAACACACGAGCGCACCGAGCTTCTGTTCCTCGCCGCAAACGACCGCGTGCGTCTTCACGCCGTGTTCCTTCAGCACGCCCTGCACAACGTGGTGGAACCGGCAGATCCAGTGTTCTTGCGACACCCACGCTTTGCCCGGCGGTAGTGCGAGGGCGTAGGTCAGCTCGTGGTGGTGGACGATCGCCGCCCCTCCGGTCGATC
This region of Gemmata massiliana genomic DNA includes:
- a CDS encoding lipoate--protein ligase family protein, producing the protein MSQTIRLLPFTGADGATNMSADEAMLESAVGGIASLRFYTWTEPTLSLGYFQHTEERGANANLAGLPWVRRSTGGAAIVHHHELTYALALPPGKAWVSQEHWICRFHHVVQGVLKEHGVKTHAVVCGEEQKLGALVCFLHQTPGDLLLNGSKVAGSAQRKMRGAMLQHGSILLHRSEFAPQLPGVCDDAEAPKFAPEALAQMLTEAFATDTGWAIVPGKWTVEEQERTPAIRAEKYANRSWNEKR